AATTGGGCTAACTATCCAGATAATAGACAAGATGAAGTATCTCCATGGTTAGAAGCGTTTACCAATGCGAAGCAATGGATTGAAAATAAAAAGTAAGATAATTCATATTTTTTTTAATAAATTTCTTAGGTTTATGCTGTAATAATTCAGAACATAAAGCTATTAATGAATTTTAGATATATAGAATGTACCAACACTAACCAGTTGGTACAAAACTTTTTTGAGCTTACTGTTGAGCAAACCAGAATACCTTTAATTTCTAAGGTAATACCAACTGCACAATCGCATATATTATTTTTTAAATCAAAATCACCACTAGAAACAGGCGTAAGAAATAAAATTTATAAGAATAAAGGAATCGTTGTATTTGGGCAATCCTATAAATCTTACACGATGAAGGCACAAAACCCCTATTTTAATTTCGGGATTAATTTGCATCCAACTGCGCTATACAAAATTTTAAAAACAGATATTTCTAAATTAACAGATAAACATATTAACCTATCTAAAATAGATACTAAATTATATGAGTTATTATATCCTGTTTTTAAAGAAAACCTTCACGGAACAGCATTAGCACAACGTATTGAAAGCCAACTATCAAACCTTCAAATTTACGAAAGTAA
The genomic region above belongs to Olleya sp. Hel_I_94 and contains:
- a CDS encoding helix-turn-helix domain-containing protein, translated to MNFRYIECTNTNQLVQNFFELTVEQTRIPLISKVIPTAQSHILFFKSKSPLETGVRNKIYKNKGIVVFGQSYKSYTMKAQNPYFNFGINLHPTALYKILKTDISKLTDKHINLSKIDTKLYELLYPVFKENLHGTALAQRIESQLSNLQIYESKNTKLVDEAIKVIYKKEGKINVEELLKIFPISQKHLEVQFKKTIGLTPLKFIKLYKFLSLMRQYESKKASITQLIEYYAYYDLSHFTKDFKLFMNQKPSDYFKSENIFLNNYLKL